A DNA window from Fragaria vesca subsp. vesca linkage group LG3, FraVesHawaii_1.0, whole genome shotgun sequence contains the following coding sequences:
- the LOC101304549 gene encoding uncharacterized protein LOC101304549 — MTRAVRDRILKDANGDISDHLRNHIHLTNCIHLKNHMHKHSPILADRSLMRDLVVLQRSRSLRDPSASPPSWQSPSIVEMLSKKGENGPLVREGRRSVGSEHRREGRRLLASSPPLASFGTSRVAPDEANGENDGLAGVSEHGSKSGVRDGRRIRREESSQKSYKSDILGSKEESPLNQNGHDLTHDTVSRNSESKSRKSKQKGKHIQGVQMKTLSEQLNEVRMDSDDLASSNIHLPGRRLRQERIVEEPAASIRGSCSGLSRVKRRRFRGARRSRASVASRDIGAHNDLSVASNTVGHRSGHSKYHMEQEQGEDEYEEQNVTRAPGNGCGIPWNWSRIHHRGKSFLDIAGRSFSCGMSDSRFKKGDLAAHGRDISDMPMASDNSSSSTKYDAEALPLLVDASGSQESTRWAHDYSGELGIYADNLFKNDVGSEYASEARSGVQHKLRVHRHGRHQNLTQKYMPKTFRDLVGQNLVVQALSNAVMKKKVGLLYVFYGPHGTGKTSCARIFARALNCQSLDHPKPCGFCNSCIAHDLGKSRNIREVGPVSNFDFESIVDLLDNMSISQQPSQYRVFIFDDCDTLSQEYWSVISKVIDQAPRRVVFVLVCSSLDVLPHIIISRCQKFFFPKLKDADIIYTLQWIATKDNLEIDKDALKLIASRSDGSLRDAEMTLEQLSLLGQRISVPLVQELVGLISDERLVDLLDLALSADTVNTVKNLRMIMESGVEPLALMSQLATVITDILAGCYDYTKEGRRRKFFRHQPLSKEDMEKLRQALKTLSEAEKQLRTSNDKLTWLTAALLQLAPDQQYMLPSSSAGTSNHSPLALNNAGGRDVPSYDRGLPTNVRNAGSSGLRKSHAGDSMAKATNSADIVKGSGRNSVDRSYKAIEEIWLEVLEKIPYNRIKEFLYQEGKLISVSFGAAPTVQLMFSSHMTKSTAEKFRAQILHAFEMVLGSPMTVEIRSLSKKDTKEGAQKPIIIPDAQHLHSDTHKMGKSEIVEVAASPRDGKGGGHIDNHKESSARVGEASIQHKIGEQSQSLSLVRGKVSLAHVIQQAEGCSQRSGWSQRKAVSIAEKLEQDNLRLESQSRSLICWKASRVARRKLSRLKMRTRRPHSLLKLVSCGKCLTSRSPR; from the exons ATGACCAGGGCTGTCCGAGATAGGATTCTCAAGGATGCAAATGGTGACATTAGTGATCATCTGCGCAACCACATTCATTTGACAAATTGCATTCACTTGAAGAACCATATGCACAAGCACAGCCCCATATTGGCCGATAGGTCTCTTATGAGGGACTTGGTTGTCCTTCAGAGGTCTCGATCTCTCAGGGACCCCTCTGCGAGCCCTCCTTCATGGCAGTCTCCTTCCATTGTTGAAATGCTTTCCAAGAAAGGTGAAAACGGTCCCTTGGTGCGGGAGGGGAGAAGGTCAGTAGGAAGTGAGCATCGAAGGGAAGGTAGGAGGTTGTTGGCAAGTTCTCCACCTTTAGCAAGTTTTGGAACATCAAGAGTTGCTCCAGATGAAGCTAATGGGGAGAATGATGGGTTAGCTGGAGTCAGTGAACATGGTAGCAAGAGTGGAGTGAGAGATGGTAGAAGGATCAGAAGAGAAGAGTCTAGTCAGAAGAGCTATAAGAGTGATATTTTGGGCAGCAAAGAGGAGTCTCCCCTAAACCAAAATGGTCATGATTTAACTCATGATACTGTTTCTCGAAATTCAGAATCAAAAAGTAGAAAAAGTAAACAAAAGGGAAAGCACATCCAAGGTGTTCAGATGAAGACTCTCTCGGAGCAATTGAATGAAGTTAGGATGGATAGTGATGATTTAGCATCGTCCAACATTCATCTACCTGGAAGACGGTTACGTCAAGAAAGAATTGTTGAGGAACCGGCAGCCAGCATTCGAGGCAGTTGCAGTGGACTGAGTAGGGTAAAACGGCGGAGATTTCGTGGTGCAAGAAGAAGCCGTGCTTCTGTAGCTTCCAGAGACATTGGAGCTCATAATGATTTGTCTGTGGCTTCTAATACTGTAGGTCATAGGTCAGGTCACTCAAAGTATCACATGGAGCAGGAGCAGGGAGAGGATGAGTATGAGGAGCAAAATGTTACAAGGGCTCCTGGAAATGGGTGTGGGATTCCATGGAATTGGTCAAGGATCCACCATAGAGGAAAATCATTCCTTGACATAGCTGGAAGGAGTTTTTCATGTGGCATGTCTGATTCAAGGTTTAAGAAAGGTGATCTGGCTGCTCATGGCAGAGATATTTCTGATATGCCTATGGCCTCTGATAACTCAAGCTCTTCTACTAAATATGATGCTGAGGCATTGCCTTTACTAGTTGATGCATCTGGATCACAGGAAAGCACTCGTTGGGCACACGACTACTCTGGCGAACTAGGCATATATGCTGATAATCTATTCAAGAATGATGTAGGTTCTGAATATGCTTCTGAAGCTAGATCTGGCGTTCAACACAAATTGAGAGTGCACCGCCATGGCAGACACCAAAATCTGACGCAGAAGTACATGCCAAAAACCTTTAGAGATCTTGTGGGACAGAATTTAGTGGTGCAAGCTCTTTCCAATGCTGTCATGAAAAAGAAGGTTGGGTTGCTCTATGTATTCTATGGTCCTCATGGTACAGGAAAAACATCATGTGCTCGCATATTTGCTAGAGCTTTGAATTGCCAGTCTTTGGATCATCCAAAGCCTTGCGGCTTTTGCAATTCTTGCATTGCACATGATCTGGGTAAGAGTAGAAATATAAGGGAAGTTGGCCCTGTTAGTAATTTTGACTTTGAGAGCATTGTGGACCTACTTGACAATATGAGTATTTCCCAGCAGCCATCACAGTACAGAGTGTTCATTTTCGATGACTGTGATACTTTATCCCAGGAGTACTGGAGTGTCATATCAAAGGTCATTGATCAAGCACCCAGACGTGTGGTTTTTGTCCTTGTCTGTTCAAGTCTTGATGTTTTGCCTCACATAATCATATCCAGGTGTCAGAAATTCTTTTTCCCAAAGCTAAAGGATGCAGACATTATCTACACTTTGCAATGGATTGCAACCAAAGATAACTTAGAAATTGACAAGGATGCACTAAAACTTATTGCGTCAAGATCAGATGGTTCATTGAGGGATGCTGAAATGACTCTTGAGCAACTGAGTTTGCTTGGCCAGAGAATCTCTGTTCCTCTAGTTCAGGAACTA GTTGGGCTTATCTCTGATGAGAGATTGGTGGATCTTCTTGATTTAGCATTATCTGCCGACACAGTTAATACTGTGAAGAATTTGAGAATGATAATGGAAAGTGGTGTTGAGCCATTAGCCCTGATGTCACAACTTGCAACAGTCATTACAGATATACTTGCTGGCTGCTATGATTATACCAAAGAAGGGCGTAGAAGGAAGTTCTTCCGGCACCAACCAT TATCCAAAGAAGACATGGAGAAACTACGTCAAGCTTTGAAAACTTTGTCTGAGGCTGAAAAGCAATTGAGGACATCAAATGACAAGTTAACATGGCTAACAGCTGCACTTCTCCAACTTGCTCCTGATCAGCAGTACATGTTGCCTAGTTCTTCTGCAGGCACTAGCAATCACAGTCCTTTGGCCTTAAATAATGCTGGTGGAAGGGATGTTCCTAGTTATGACAGAGGCTTGCCCACAAATGTTAGAAATGCAGGAAGTTCTGGTCTCAGAAAAAGTCATGCTGGGGATAGTATGGCTAAAGCTACAAACTCTGCTGATATAGTAAAAGGGAGTGGGAGGAATAGTGTTGACAGAAGCTATAAAGCAATTGAAGAAATTTGGTTGGAGGTGCTTGAGAAAATTCCATATAATCGCATAAAAGAGTTTTTGTACCAAGAAGGGAAGCTAATCTCAGTCAGTTTTGGTGCAG CTCCCACCGTGCAGTTGATGTTCTCCTCACATATGACTAAATCTACAGCAGAGAAGTTTAGAGCACAGATTTTACACGCGTTCGAGATGGTTCTTGGGTCTCCCATGACAGTTGAAATACGAAGTCTGTCTAAAAAAGATACCAAGGAAGGGGCCCAGAAGCCTATTATCATACCCGATGCCCAGCACCTACACTCTGACACCCACAAAATGGGGAAGAGTGAAATTGTTGAGGTAGCTGCTTCTCCTAGGGACGGCAAGGGTGGTGGTCATATTGATAACCATAAAGAATCTAGTGCGCGGGTGGGAGAAGCATCTATACAACATAAAATTGGGGAACAAAGTCAGAGTCTAAGCCTCGTCAGGGGCAAGGTGTCCCTCGCACATGTAATTCAACAGGCAGAAGGATGCTCACAGCGCAGTGGATGGTCACAACGCAAAGCCGTTTCTATTGCTGAAAAGCTTGAACAAGATAATTT GAGATTGGAATCTCAATCGAGAAGTTTGATTTGCTGGAAAGCATCCAGAGTAGCTCGTCGAAAG CTTTCCCGTTTGAAAATGAGGACAAGGAGGCCACATTCACTACTGAAGCTTGTTTCTTGTGGCAAGTGTCTCACATCAAGATCTCCAAGGTAG
- the LOC101304845 gene encoding U-box domain-containing protein 17-like, translated as MASAAIFSSLRRRRSPSLEAFLAPVDLSDVALVQTLVSVTAEIVSSFSDKLFYFQRRNSRSLVRKVEVFLVLLDCLNDSSAGSSALPWTAVICLKELYLLLYRSKILLDYCAQSSKLWLLLQNHPISGHFHDLNQEISTLLDVFPIEEVELGEDVREQIELLQSQARRAKLLIDEADEDLRIQFFRFLSEFEKGRVPHSDELWVFFVERLGIRDARSCRHEIEFLEEQIVNHEGDVEPTVSVINGFVAFTRYCRFLLFGFEEDEVELGGGAGSQKKARKGLISQEIADTFVSIPKDFCCPISLDLMREPVIIATGQTYERSSISRWLEEGHCTCPKTGQMLPHTKLVPNKALRNLILQWCTAYGVPYDAPECSEASAESFAGASPSKAALAANRATAGLLIKRLAEDGSICAQTIAAREIRLLAKTGRENRAFIAEAGAIPHLRKLLSSPNSVAQENSVTAMLNLSIYDKNKSRIMDEEGCLGSIVDVLRFGHTTEARENAAATLFSLSAVHDYKKRIADEEGAIEALAGLLLHGTQRGKKDAVTALFNLSTHTENCARMIEAGAVTALVSALGIDGVAEEAAGALALIVRQPLGAKAVAKEEMAVAGLIGMMRCGTPRGKENAVAALLELCRSGGAAATERVVKAPSLAGLLQTLLFTGTKRARRKAASLARVFQRCENASTMHFGGLGVGYAFAGNSAANRDTSFVGDVSVQMSISVPVL; from the coding sequence ATGGCTTCCGCGGCGATATTCTCGTCGTTGCGGCGGAGGAGGTCGCCGTCGCTGGAGGCGTTTCTAGCGCCGGTGGACCTCTCGGACGTGGCGCTGGTGCAGACTCTGGTATCGGTGACGGCGGAGATCGTGTCGTCGTTTTCGGACAAGTTGTTTTATTTCCAGAGACGGAATTCGAGGTCGTTGGTGCGGAAAGTCGAGGTGTTTCTGGTGCTTCTGGACTGCTTAAACGACTCCTCCGCCGGGTCGTCAGCTCTGCCGTGGACGGCGGTGATCTGTTTAAAGGAGCTTTATTTGCTGCTATACAGATCCAAGATTCTCCTCGATTACTGCGCCCAGTCCAGTAAGCTCTGGCTGCTTCTCCAGAACCATCCGATTTCCGGCCATTTCCATGACCTGAATCAGGAAATCTCGACGCTTCTGGACGTTTTTCCGATCGAAGAAGTCGAGCTGGGGGAAGACGTGAGGGAGCAGATTGAGCTTCTGCAGAGTCAGGCAAGGAGGGCGAAGCTGTTGATTGATGAAGCAGACGAGGATCTGAGGATTCAGTTCTTTCGGTTTCTTAGTGAATTCGAGAAGGGGCGAGTGCCGCATTCGGATGAACTCTGGGTGTTTTTCGTGGAGAGATTGGGGATTAGGGATGCCAGGAGTTGCAGGCATGAGATTGAGTTTTTGGAAGAGCAGATTGTGAATCATGAGGGTGATGTGGAGCCTACTGTGTCTGTGATCAATGGGTTTGTGGCGTTTACAAGGTACTGCAGGTTCTTGCTTTTCGGATTCGAGGAAGATGAGGTGGAGTTGGGAGGAGGAGCTGGGAGTCAGAAGAAGGCGAGGAAGGGTTTGATTAGTCAGGAGATTGCGGATACTTTTGTTTCGATTCCTAAGGACTTTTGCTGTCCTATCAGTTTGGATTTGATGAGGGAGCCTGTGATAATCGCGACTGGGCAGACATATGAAAGGAGTTCGATTTCGAGGTGGCTGGAGGAAGGGCATTGTACTTGTCCGAAAACAGGTCAAATGCTGCCTCATACCAAGCTTGTTCCGAATAAGGCGTTGAGGAATTTGATCTTGCAGTGGTGCACTGCTTATGGAGTTCCTTATGATGCTCCGGAGTGTAGTGAAGCATCGGCAGAGAGCTTTGCGGGGGCTTCTCCGTCTAAGGCTGCACTTGCAGCGAATAGAGCTACAGCGGGGCTTTTGATCAAGAGGCTAGCGGAGGATGGATCGATATGTGCACAAACTATAGCTGCTAGGGAGATTCGGTTGCTGGCCAAGACTGGAAGAGAGAACCGTGCTTTCATTGCGGAAGCTGGGGCAATTCCCCATCTTCGGAAGTTGCTTTCTTCTCCAAACTCGGTTGCACAGGAGAACTCTGTGACTGCAATGCTTAACCTATCAATTTATGACAAGAACAAAAGCAGGATTATGGATGAAGAAGGGTGTTTGGGATCGATTGTGGATGTGCTGAGGTTTGGCCACACAACAGAAGCAAGGGAGAACGCCGCGGCAACTTTGTTTAGTCTGTCTGCAGTTCATGACTACAAGAAGAGAATAGCAGATGAGGAAGGGGCAATTGAAGCCTTGGCCGGGCTGCTGTTACATGGCACCCAAAGAGGAAAGAAGGATGCTGTGACAGCTTTGTTTAATTTGTCGACGCACACAGAAAATTGCGCAAGAATGATTGAGGCTGGGGCTGTAACAGCATTGGTAAGTGCATTGGGAATTGACGGTGTTGCTGAGGAAGCAGCAGGTGCACTGGCCTTGATTGTTAGGCAGCCACTTGGGGCTAAAGCGGTAGCAAAAGAGGAAATGGCAGTGGCCGGTTTAATAGGGATGATGCGTTGCGGGACTCCAAGGGGTAAAGAAAATGCAGTTGCAGCTTTGCTTGAGTTGTGTCGGAGTGGTGGAGCTGCTGCAACTGAGAGAGTAGTCAAGGCACCGTCTTTGGCTGGTTTGCTTCAGACGTTGCTTTTCACTGGTACAAAGAGGGCAAGAAGAAAGGCGGCATCTCTTGCTAGAGTGTTCCAAAGGTGTGAGAATGCATCGACAATGCATTTTGGTGGCCTCGGAGTAGGATACGCATTTGCAGGTAACTCAGCTGCAAATCGTGATACGAGTTTCGTTGGTGATGTCTCAGTGCAAATGTCCATTTCGGTGCCTGTGTTATAG
- the LOC101304256 gene encoding ER lumen protein retaining receptor-like — MNAFRLAGDITHLISILVLLLKIYATRSCSRFFTAGISLKTQELYAVVFLARYLDLFTDFISVYNSVMKVVFILSSVLIVVIMRRHRTVRRSYDKELDTFRHHYLVGACFVLALLFNEKLTFQEVFWAFSIYLEAVAIIPQLVLLQRSGNVDNLTGQYVLFLGAYRALYILNWIYRYFTEAKFSRWIACISGLVQTALYADFFYYYFLSWKNNAKLNLPA; from the exons ATGAACGCCTTCAGGCTCGCCGGCGATATTACTCACCTCATCAGCATCCTCGTCCTCCTCCTCAAAATCTACGCCACCAGATCCTGCTCAAG GTTTTTTACTGCAGGGATCTCGCTCAAGACTCAGGAGCTCTACGCGGTGGTGTTCTTGGCGCGGTACTTGGATCTGTTCACGGATTTCATTTCGGTCTACAACTCTGTGATGAAGGTTGTGTTCATTTTGAGCTCGGTGTTGATTGTTGTGATTATGCGGCGGCACAGGACGGTGAGGCGGTCCTACGATAAGGAGCTGGACACTTTCCGTCATCACTATCTCGTCGGAGCTTGCTTTGTGCTTGCTCTGCTTTTTAATGAGAAGCTCACGTTTCAGGAG GTCTTCTGGGCATTTTCAATATACTTGGAGGCAGTCGCGATTATTCCACAATTAGTTTTGCTACAACGAAGTGGAAATGTGGATAATTTGACAGGGCAGTATGTTTTATTTCTGGG GGCCTATCGTGCATTGTACATCCTCAACTGGATCTACCGCTACTTCACAGAAGCAAAATTCAGTCGATGGATAG CTTGCATATCTGGTCTGGTTCAGACAGCTTTATATGCAGATTTTTTCTACTACTACTTTCTCAG TTGGAAAAACAATGCAAAGCTTAATCTGCCAGCTTAA